Proteins encoded by one window of Rutidosis leptorrhynchoides isolate AG116_Rl617_1_P2 chromosome 7, CSIRO_AGI_Rlap_v1, whole genome shotgun sequence:
- the LOC139858036 gene encoding agamous-like MADS-box protein AGL104 isoform X3, translated as MFSPSGRASIFSGTRSIEEIMARYVNLPENERGKLQNQEYLERALVKLKSEAQDRNIQNQARSSPAKGDSKLEEIQQEIVRCKSQMAVMEKRLRVFEGDPFEITTMSEAENREQLLEETLKQVRLRKQVLEKYSSGDAPSSSRGRLYDVNIKKEAVLPHEAINANNMATASTSNIFDWLPPRDPQVQIMNFMNFNGLFPPRQNEHVNRGSVMESGNNVNVQRSEFGQMIDMNLSPWTQFYPHAGNGPMLMSNPGERAFNETFLSQYSP; from the exons ATGTTTTCTCCCTCGGGAAGAGCTAGCATTTTCTCCGGAACTAGAAG CATTGAAGAAATAATGGCACGATATGTGAATCTTCCGGAGAATGAAAGGggaaa GTTGCAAAACCAAGAG TATCTTGAAAGGGCTTTGGTAAAGTTGAAAAGCGAAGCGCAAGATCGCAACATTCAGAACCAAGCCAG AAGCAGCCCAGCGAAAGGGGATTCAAAACTTGAG GAAATTCAGCAAGAAATAGTTCGATGCAAGTCGCAAATGGCAGTAATGGAGAAACGGCTCAG AGTATTTGAAGGCGATCCTTTTGAAATTACAACTATGTCCGAGGCTGAGAATCGGGAACAGCTTCTTGAGGAAACTCTGAAACAAGTTCGTCTGCGCAAG CAAGTCCTAGAGAAATACAGTTCTGGAGATGCCCCGTCAAGTTCTCGTGGACGTCTGTACGATGTTAACATCAAAAAGGAG GCTGTTTTACCTCACGAGGCCATAAATGCTAACAATATGGCTACTGCAAGTACAAGCAACATATTCGATTGGCTTCCACCAAGAGATCCACAAGTGCAAATCATGAATTTCATGAACTTTAATGGTCTTTTTCCCCCGAG ACAAAATGAGCATGTGAACCGAGGAAGTGTGATGGAGTCTGGTAATAATGTGAATGTTCAACGTTCTGAGTTTGGACAAATGATTGATATGAACCTTTCTCCGTGGACTCAATTCTATCCACATG CAGGAAATGGCCCAATGCTGATGTCAAACCCTGGTGAACGAGCATTCAATGAGACGTTTCTCTCCCAGTATTCACCATGA
- the LOC139858036 gene encoding agamous-like MADS-box protein AGL104 isoform X1, with protein MGRVKLQIKKIENPTNRQVTFSKRRNGLIKKAYELSVLCDIDVALIMFSPSGRASIFSGTRSIEEIMARYVNLPENERGKLQNQEYLERALVKLKSEAQDRNIQNQARSSPAKGDSKLEEIQQEIVRCKSQMAVMEKRLRVFEGDPFEITTMSEAENREQLLEETLKQVRLRKQVLEKYSSGDAPSSSRGRLYDVNIKKEAVLPHEAINANNMATASTSNIFDWLPPRDPQVQIMNFMNFNGLFPPRQNEHVNRGSVMESGNNVNVQRSEFGQMIDMNLSPWTQFYPHAGNGPMLMSNPGERAFNETFLSQYSP; from the exons ATGGGGAGAGTGAAATTGCAGATCAAGAAAATAGAAAATCCAACAAATAGGCAAGTTACTTTCTCAAAAAGAAGAAATGGGCTCATTAAGAAAGCTTATGAGCTATCGGTTCTATGTGATATTGATGTTGCTCTCATCATGTTTTCTCCCTCGGGAAGAGCTAGCATTTTCTCCGGAACTAGAAG CATTGAAGAAATAATGGCACGATATGTGAATCTTCCGGAGAATGAAAGGggaaa GTTGCAAAACCAAGAG TATCTTGAAAGGGCTTTGGTAAAGTTGAAAAGCGAAGCGCAAGATCGCAACATTCAGAACCAAGCCAG AAGCAGCCCAGCGAAAGGGGATTCAAAACTTGAG GAAATTCAGCAAGAAATAGTTCGATGCAAGTCGCAAATGGCAGTAATGGAGAAACGGCTCAG AGTATTTGAAGGCGATCCTTTTGAAATTACAACTATGTCCGAGGCTGAGAATCGGGAACAGCTTCTTGAGGAAACTCTGAAACAAGTTCGTCTGCGCAAG CAAGTCCTAGAGAAATACAGTTCTGGAGATGCCCCGTCAAGTTCTCGTGGACGTCTGTACGATGTTAACATCAAAAAGGAG GCTGTTTTACCTCACGAGGCCATAAATGCTAACAATATGGCTACTGCAAGTACAAGCAACATATTCGATTGGCTTCCACCAAGAGATCCACAAGTGCAAATCATGAATTTCATGAACTTTAATGGTCTTTTTCCCCCGAG ACAAAATGAGCATGTGAACCGAGGAAGTGTGATGGAGTCTGGTAATAATGTGAATGTTCAACGTTCTGAGTTTGGACAAATGATTGATATGAACCTTTCTCCGTGGACTCAATTCTATCCACATG CAGGAAATGGCCCAATGCTGATGTCAAACCCTGGTGAACGAGCATTCAATGAGACGTTTCTCTCCCAGTATTCACCATGA
- the LOC139858036 gene encoding agamous-like MADS-box protein AGL104 isoform X2 yields MGRVKLQIKKIENPTNRQVTFSKRRNGLIKKAYELSVLCDIDVALIMFSPSGRASIFSGTRSIEEIMARYVNLPENERGKLQNQEYLERALVKLKSEAQDRNIQNQARSSPAKGDSKLEEIQQEIVRCKSQMAVMEKRLRVFEGDPFEITTMSEAENREQLLEETLKQVRLRKQVLEKYSSGDAPSSSRGRLYDVNIKKEAVLPHEAINANNMATASTSNIFDWLPPRDPQVQIMNFMNFNGLFPPRQNEHVNRGSVMESGNNVNVQRSEFGQMIDMNLSPWTQFYPHGNGPMLMSNPGERAFNETFLSQYSP; encoded by the exons ATGGGGAGAGTGAAATTGCAGATCAAGAAAATAGAAAATCCAACAAATAGGCAAGTTACTTTCTCAAAAAGAAGAAATGGGCTCATTAAGAAAGCTTATGAGCTATCGGTTCTATGTGATATTGATGTTGCTCTCATCATGTTTTCTCCCTCGGGAAGAGCTAGCATTTTCTCCGGAACTAGAAG CATTGAAGAAATAATGGCACGATATGTGAATCTTCCGGAGAATGAAAGGggaaa GTTGCAAAACCAAGAG TATCTTGAAAGGGCTTTGGTAAAGTTGAAAAGCGAAGCGCAAGATCGCAACATTCAGAACCAAGCCAG AAGCAGCCCAGCGAAAGGGGATTCAAAACTTGAG GAAATTCAGCAAGAAATAGTTCGATGCAAGTCGCAAATGGCAGTAATGGAGAAACGGCTCAG AGTATTTGAAGGCGATCCTTTTGAAATTACAACTATGTCCGAGGCTGAGAATCGGGAACAGCTTCTTGAGGAAACTCTGAAACAAGTTCGTCTGCGCAAG CAAGTCCTAGAGAAATACAGTTCTGGAGATGCCCCGTCAAGTTCTCGTGGACGTCTGTACGATGTTAACATCAAAAAGGAG GCTGTTTTACCTCACGAGGCCATAAATGCTAACAATATGGCTACTGCAAGTACAAGCAACATATTCGATTGGCTTCCACCAAGAGATCCACAAGTGCAAATCATGAATTTCATGAACTTTAATGGTCTTTTTCCCCCGAG ACAAAATGAGCATGTGAACCGAGGAAGTGTGATGGAGTCTGGTAATAATGTGAATGTTCAACGTTCTGAGTTTGGACAAATGATTGATATGAACCTTTCTCCGTGGACTCAATTCTATCCACATG GAAATGGCCCAATGCTGATGTCAAACCCTGGTGAACGAGCATTCAATGAGACGTTTCTCTCCCAGTATTCACCATGA